The stretch of DNA AGTTATAATCAGAAGCAATTTGATCAGAAGAAATGTTAAACATAGCAGCTCAGCAAGCCCAAGTGCCTAGATATGTGGCAACATTAACAGTGATTAGTAGATGCCGCACTTCACATCGATTGACGAACGAATTCGTAAGGATGTCGTATGTACTCACATCCTCTGATCATCAAGGAAATACCTCTGCTTTTCCATCCTGCCTTTTGATACTCCTGCAGTGCATACTTACCCAACTCAAAGACTGAATATCTTGATGCGCACCAGCAATAAACATCAGGGTCCTCTGACTAGATGTAAAGCTGACATAGGTGATTAAAAAAATGAAGTtcagtggtaaaaaaaaaagctaGCATGTCTtgcgtaatatcaattaataaaAAAATGTGAGTCACCAGAAAAAGTTCAAAACAATTTCAAAGAAACTCTACAATGAGGCAGGAAAATAAAAACTAAAAACAAAGTAGCAACAAATTTAATGGCAACATGTGGTAGATGCTGTACCTACCTTGGAAAGCGAGAAGTAGAAAAAGAGAACAAGACCTTATACTGCAGAATCATTCCAGTGATACTAAGGTTAATCTGACTATATTGACGAATACAATGAAAAATGAAGTCACATCATAGTATAGGTGGCAAAATATCTACCGAAGATCACAACTGTGAGTTAATACAAAAACTCACTAAAACAATGGTGAAAATAAAGTAAAGTTTATATTTATATTGATTTTGAAATCTTATAGGACTAGACAAGcacaaatgaaaacaaaatgaTCAGATATTGTGCAAGTCATGGGGAAGCTGCAGAAAACCCGTCTACAAAACTTAAAGTTACATAACATATGAACCCAAAGAAATAAATTTTCACATCACTAAAAAAGGCTTGGAAAGAAGAAATCGACACAATTTTAAAAtcagtttacaaatgagtcagaAAACACATATAAAAAGAAACCTCAAGAAAGTATCAGTAGAGCagcaattttcaagtgtgggtaGAGTAGCAAGAATGACAAGGAACAATAATGaacaccacactttcatattGAGAGGAACTTAAAAGTTATTCAATCTAATATTTACTTCTCTGTTATCACATACACCAAATTTGCAAAAAGAAAGTACAAACGGAACTCACAAAACCACGAACCAAATGTTGCTGATGACAACCATGTGGCGAGGTAGCTACTGCACATTTTAGAATGCAATTCGAAAGAATAAGCCACACGTTGTCATATTACACAGGATTATAAATACATGACTGATGGATGCAATTCATGGCATTCCACCAGGCTTCAGGTCATACACTGTAAATCCAAACCAAATGTTGCAGTCACATAATCTGCACCGCACAAGTCATAATAGGAGAGGCAGATCCAAGGTGCAACTGGCATAGATATAGTCAAGATCTCATCCGAGCATAATCTTCACCTGGAAGAAGCATATGCAATCCTTTACATTTCTCATTGAAGGTGTTGTGTATGATAAAAATTTACTACTATTAACTTGGAATGAAAATATTTGCATATGGTCCAATTTTTAAGATAACGTACAGCAGGAAGGATAGAAATCAAAAGTTGCCTATATTAAGGTAAATGGATGAGTGAATATAGTGGAATCGCTAGCTTTCGAAAGGATGTGTTGGTCTTCTCAAAGTGGATTTTattaataaaagaaaaaaaatagtatATGGTTTGAATgggacgaaaaaaaagaaaatatagTGAATGTAACCAAATGGAGGGAGTAGGACATAAGCGGATACTACCATCTTTGTCACTTCGTGGAAGAGATCCGCATCAAGGGAGAAATCCATCTGCTTGATGGCCCAGCCTTGCTTCCATGTCCAtgattagggtttatagtttcaTTTGGCATTGCAGACTCTGCTCCATCTTTTCTCAAGACTCCATGAGAGGTGAAGGATGTTGACGGCATCTGCTCATAGGAATACAGTATAGCACCATAAAAATTAAAGAAATCATCATCAAGTTCAGCAGCCAAATACAAATTCAGAGTCGCAGATAAGCTGGCTGTGGATCTAAGAGAGACATACATTTTTGTGAACAGTACTTTCAGAATTCCAATTTTTCTCAACAGTTAAATTAGAATTTAAGCGAGCATCAGATATGGTGCCATTCCCTGCTCTAGCACGTTCGGTAATGCCACCTGAATTATAGGCATTCTGCACTCCTGGAAGCAATGCAAAGTAACTTAGATATAATTGTACAAGGTTCTTCACAACCAAAAAGAActggaaaaagaaaaaataacaaTCCAGTCTTCCAAAGGAGCAATTCATGTCACAACTCGTAACCATTTCTGCCTCGTAATAATGGCTATTTAAGATTTATGATGAAATTTATACAATACCCAAAAAAATTTATATTACAGAGGTCCCTATTATAATTGACCACTAATAAACGAAGCTAATacaaaagtgaaaaacaaaactTTTATGTCCCAGCTTCATACAAAGAAAAGAACCAGTAAAAGGTAGACACTGCTAACAGACTACTCTAACCCCTTGAGAGCGAACATATACAAAGGCGTCTAACCATGATTCTTATCCAAATCCACTGGCAAAGGTCGACTGCTACTTCCTCCTACTGCTGGCTGCATGTTTTGAATGATAAAGCATGTTAGAAAATCAAAATTGACAGAAATTAAGCCGAAGTCACTTTTGCAGTATCAGCAGAACCCAAGTATCAAACGGAGGATTATGTGACAAATTAGCAGTCAAGTTTTCACTGCTACAATAAATCAGTTAATACACCCAATAACCTTTTATCCAAGAAACGGGTTAGGTTAACAGAAAAGAGATTAAGCTTCTAGTTGAGAATCGAGATGTTGAATCACTTGAATGAGAACAGTGTACACATACCAATACTTGGGGCTGGCTCCTGCTCTTTTGTGCTTGCTGATATTTCATGATAGTCCAATCAAAGATGTAATCCAAAGAATATCCTACAATTATAAAGAACAAAAACAGTAGAAGTAAGTTTTGAGATCCAGGTATAAAGCAAGTAAACCATGTGGATTGTAGATGATGACTATATACTCCAGTAATTATTAGTTGCAACCAAAACCAACTGTGGTACCTTCACGGGCAAACAATTCCCGGAACAAGCGCTTCAAGAATCCATAATCAGGCCGTTGATCAAACGTTAGAGAATGGCAATAATGCATATAAGACGCAAACTCAACAGGGTGTGATTTGCACAGAACCTACATAAAGTAAGAGACATCAATGCGATAGTCAAATATctctttaattaaaaataaaaaataaggcTGTCTTCCAACATCAAATATAGGAGCAAGGCACGTAAAATGATTTGGTGTAGGGACAAACCTCAATTGGTGTAGATAGCTTCTTCTCACATATTTTGTCATACTTCTGCTTTTTTGTTGCAGCTTTGAGACCTTGCCAGGGAAGGCTATATACAAGCAAAAAAACCAGCAAGAAACAATATGAGCTGACTGTTGCTTATAATCATCATGACAAAGTGAAGTAACTACGAGAGCATTCAAACACAGCTCACCTTCCTCTCAAGAAATAGAGAAGCACATATCCAAGTGACTCTAAGTCATCACGTCGACTTTGCTCTACAAAATAGAGAACAGGTCAATAATTTTCGTCTAGATTTCATATACAGAGACGCTATGAAGTACCAGGCATACGCATACGCTCTTACTTACCTATGCCAAGGTGAGTGTTGCAACTGGCATAACGAGCCGTTCCTGTTAGATTCTTGTTCTCCCTGAACAAATCAAGCACATAACACAAAAGAATTAATTTCTTAAAATCATGCTATTGAGTGCATGTGACGTTCCAAACACTAAGCCAGATAAATACATAACATCTTAAGTGCACCAACCTGTATGGAATATGACGATTTGTGGTGGAATCACGGTATCTTTTCGCAAGGCCAAAATCGATAATGTAAACCTGTAACATACAATCAGTAAAGGACAGTTTGAAAGGATAGTGATATGCAAAACAAGGAACACACTGAAGAATGGCTCACCTGATTTGCTTTCCGACCAAGACCCATTAGAAAATTGTCAGGTTTAATGTCTCTATGCAAGAAACCTTTGGAATGCACATATTCGATTCTTGTGATCTGAGAAAGTAAGATGGCAACAATATCAGGTACAAAATCACAATGAATACTTAAATTAATCATTTTCACAGTTCAACAAACATGGTAGC from Silene latifolia isolate original U9 population chromosome 10, ASM4854445v1, whole genome shotgun sequence encodes:
- the LOC141605905 gene encoding casein kinase 1-like protein 3 encodes the protein MDRIVGVKYKLGRKIGSGSFGEIFLATHVDTFEIVAVKLENTKTKHPQLLYEAKVYNLLQGGSGIPSLKWSGVDGEDHILVIDLLGPSLEDLFVYCGRKFSLKTVLMLAEQMITRIEYVHSKGFLHRDIKPDNFLMGLGRKANQVYIIDFGLAKRYRDSTTNRHIPYRENKNLTGTARYASCNTHLGIEQSRRDDLESLGYVLLYFLRGSLPWQGLKAATKKQKYDKICEKKLSTPIEVLCKSHPVEFASYMHYCHSLTFDQRPDYGFLKRLFRELFAREGYSLDYIFDWTIMKYQQAQKSRSQPQVLPAVGGSSSRPLPVDLDKNHGVQNAYNSGGITERARAGNGTISDARLNSNLTVEKNWNSESTVHKNMPSTSFTSHGVLRKDGAESAMPNETINPNHGHGSKAGPSSRWISPLMRISSTK